One part of the Mariniflexile litorale genome encodes these proteins:
- a CDS encoding nucleoside hydrolase-like domain-containing protein has product MKKIKIITNIILIFLYLFLNSEHIAAQNKDLKPRVIVMTDGEVDDHSSMIRFLLYSCDVDLLAIIETNSIFQRNGHSDEDWYEKQLEAYKQVYPNLIKHNSNYPTYEKLKSISYIGDEDIEHLKDLRAKRWELIPGGDIKFTPEKWSDTPGSDKIVEILLEKNPAPVYIQAWGGGNTAARAFYKLKTEYPDQYDQAISKVIMYNIWYQDGAGNYIENKHPKVTMLYCGSFAGTWNYRSQKNTYDLIKNDIKNNHGPLGALYPQDYVSEGDSPAFLYFVENGLRNHENPAYGGWGGRFTKSDKFENVYVDAKDDGDIKKSLGRWVDDANRDFEARMTWCIAENYKDANHVPIVKLKNTETITVKSGKKVKLDASKSYDPDGNNITFNWWIYKDAGSYDGLVKLQDSDKGVSSFVAPKVNKAENIHIILEVRDNGDPALVSYKRMIITVKP; this is encoded by the coding sequence ATGAAAAAAATAAAGATTATCACAAATATTATATTGATTTTTCTCTATCTATTTTTAAATTCAGAGCATATAGCTGCTCAAAACAAAGATTTAAAACCCAGAGTAATCGTCATGACCGATGGAGAGGTAGATGATCATAGCTCTATGATTCGGTTTTTACTTTACTCTTGTGATGTAGATTTACTTGCCATTATTGAAACCAATTCCATTTTTCAAAGAAATGGACATAGTGATGAGGATTGGTATGAAAAACAATTGGAAGCCTACAAGCAAGTGTATCCTAATCTCATTAAACACAATTCAAACTACCCTACCTATGAAAAGCTTAAAAGCATTAGTTATATAGGTGATGAAGACATTGAACATTTAAAAGATTTACGGGCTAAAAGATGGGAATTGATACCAGGAGGCGACATTAAGTTTACACCTGAAAAATGGTCTGACACTCCTGGATCAGACAAGATTGTTGAGATATTACTAGAAAAAAATCCAGCTCCAGTGTACATACAAGCATGGGGCGGTGGAAATACCGCTGCACGCGCGTTCTATAAATTAAAAACGGAGTATCCAGACCAATATGACCAAGCGATATCCAAAGTTATCATGTATAATATTTGGTATCAAGATGGTGCTGGAAACTATATTGAAAACAAACATCCGAAAGTAACTATGCTTTATTGTGGTTCTTTTGCAGGTACTTGGAATTATAGAAGTCAGAAAAACACCTATGATCTTATAAAAAATGATATTAAAAACAATCATGGGCCACTAGGTGCTTTATACCCACAAGATTATGTTAGTGAAGGAGATTCTCCAGCGTTTCTTTACTTTGTTGAAAATGGTCTTAGAAATCATGAAAATCCAGCTTATGGTGGTTGGGGTGGTAGGTTTACAAAATCTGATAAATTTGAGAATGTATATGTCGATGCAAAAGATGATGGCGATATAAAAAAATCTCTTGGTAGATGGGTAGACGATGCCAACAGAGATTTTGAAGCACGTATGACGTGGTGCATTGCTGAAAATTATAAAGATGCCAACCATGTACCAATTGTTAAACTAAAAAACACAGAAACTATAACTGTTAAGAGCGGAAAAAAAGTAAAATTGGACGCTAGTAAATCTTATGACCCAGATGGAAATAACATCACTTTTAACTGGTGGATATACAAAGATGCTGGGAGTTATGATGGATTGGTAAAACTTCAAGATTCAGACAAAGGAGTTTCATCTTTTGTTGCACCTAAAGTAAATAAAGCAGAAAACATTCATATTATTTTGGAAGTTAGAGACAACGGAGACCCTGCTCTAGTGTCTTATAAAAGAATGATCATAACTGTAAAACCATAA
- a CDS encoding pectate lyase, protein MKKYFFTILVITLCLSPSWSQQLSFPTAEGYGKYTVGGRGGDVYEVTNLNDSGEGSLRNAIEASGPRTVIFKTSGTIILKSDLRIKNPNITIAGQTAPGDGITLRAYPLLIDADEVIIRYIRVRLGNESGDDTDAITSRYKKNIILDHVSASWSIDETMSVYHGENVTIQWCIISESLYMSNHKKGSDHGYGGIWGSNYSTFHHNLIANHSSRNVRFASGCQNVDYRNNVVYNWGYKSTYGGEVVQLKAEDRFNFTNINMVANYYKPGPATEPGDVSHQLANPWSRNGDSDYGKWYIANNVMVGSPEVTTDNWKGVVPSLTAIKDVQEYKLSNLGALPSLKLDKPWPAMAINQQSAEQAYQEVLKKAGAILPKRDAVDSRIIEEAKNGYATYEGVTYKKQHKVADISKKTGIIDSQEEVGGWPELKSTPAPKDTDHDGMPDAWEKKNKLNPKNASDRNKIGADGYTMLEIYLNNIK, encoded by the coding sequence ATGAAAAAATATTTTTTTACTATACTAGTTATTACATTGTGTTTATCACCTTCATGGTCTCAGCAATTATCATTTCCAACTGCTGAAGGTTATGGTAAATACACTGTTGGAGGGCGCGGTGGCGACGTTTACGAAGTTACCAATCTCAACGATTCTGGCGAAGGAAGTTTACGTAATGCCATTGAAGCTTCTGGGCCAAGAACCGTTATATTCAAAACTTCTGGAACAATAATTCTTAAAAGTGATTTAAGAATTAAAAATCCTAATATCACCATTGCTGGTCAAACAGCTCCAGGAGATGGTATTACATTACGTGCCTACCCGCTACTCATTGATGCAGATGAGGTCATTATCCGATACATAAGAGTAAGACTCGGTAATGAATCAGGTGATGATACAGATGCCATAACCAGTCGATATAAGAAGAACATTATCCTTGACCATGTATCAGCTAGTTGGAGTATTGATGAAACCATGTCAGTTTATCATGGTGAAAATGTAACTATACAATGGTGTATCATTTCAGAAAGCCTATACATGTCTAACCATAAAAAAGGTAGTGATCATGGTTATGGAGGTATTTGGGGTTCCAACTACAGTACGTTTCACCACAATTTAATAGCAAATCACTCAAGCCGAAATGTGCGTTTTGCTTCAGGTTGTCAAAATGTAGATTATAGAAATAATGTCGTGTATAACTGGGGTTATAAAAGTACTTATGGTGGTGAAGTAGTGCAATTAAAAGCAGAAGATCGTTTTAATTTTACCAATATCAATATGGTAGCTAACTATTATAAACCAGGCCCTGCGACTGAACCAGGAGACGTTTCACACCAGTTAGCAAATCCTTGGTCACGTAACGGAGATAGTGACTATGGTAAATGGTATATTGCTAATAATGTCATGGTAGGTAGCCCCGAAGTAACTACAGATAACTGGAAAGGTGTTGTACCTTCATTAACAGCTATTAAAGATGTACAAGAATATAAATTAAGTAATTTAGGGGCACTTCCAAGTTTAAAACTTGATAAGCCTTGGCCTGCAATGGCAATAAATCAGCAATCAGCTGAACAAGCCTATCAAGAAGTTCTAAAAAAAGCAGGAGCTATTTTACCTAAAAGAGATGCTGTAGATTCTCGTATTATTGAAGAAGCTAAAAACGGATATGCTACTTATGAAGGTGTAACCTATAAAAAGCAACACAAAGTGGCCGATATCTCTAAAAAAACAGGAATTATCGATTCACAAGAAGAAGTAGGTGGTTGGCCAGAATTAAAAAGCACTCCTGCTCCTAAAGATACAGACCATGATGGTATGCCAGATGCTTGGGAAAAGAAAAATAAACTGAATCCAAAAAACGCCAGTGATAGAAACAAAATTGGTGCAGATGGCTACACCATGTTAGAAATATATTTAAATAACATAAAGTAA
- a CDS encoding aldo/keto reductase, translating into MKDNLNSYTTLNNGLKMPWLGFGVYQIEDGNEVQNAVSSALKLGYRSIDTATVYGNEIGVGKAIKESGIPREDIFLTTKVWNDDQRKNRTLAAFQESLKRLDTDYVDLYLIHWPVAGCYQKTWKVMEEIYKSGRAKAIGVSNFLVPHLQDILNLNTIVPSINQMEFHPYLVQPELLNFCQNHHIQMEAWSPLMQGHIVDVPTVQNIAKKYKKTPAQIVLRWDLQHEVITIPKSANPNRIIENTQIFDFELSQTEMEELDALDQSKRFGPDPANFDF; encoded by the coding sequence ATGAAGGATAATTTAAATAGCTATACAACATTAAATAACGGACTTAAAATGCCATGGTTGGGCTTTGGTGTTTATCAAATTGAAGATGGAAATGAAGTTCAAAATGCCGTAAGTAGTGCTTTAAAATTAGGTTATAGAAGTATTGATACAGCTACTGTTTATGGCAATGAAATAGGTGTTGGAAAAGCAATAAAAGAGAGCGGAATTCCAAGAGAAGATATCTTTTTAACTACTAAAGTATGGAATGATGACCAACGTAAAAATCGAACTTTAGCTGCATTTCAAGAAAGTCTAAAACGTCTTGATACCGATTATGTTGATTTGTATTTAATACATTGGCCTGTGGCTGGTTGCTATCAAAAAACTTGGAAAGTCATGGAAGAAATTTATAAAAGTGGACGTGCTAAAGCTATTGGAGTGAGTAATTTCCTTGTTCCTCATCTTCAAGATATTTTAAATTTAAATACTATAGTGCCAAGTATTAATCAAATGGAATTCCACCCATATCTTGTACAACCGGAGTTATTAAATTTCTGCCAGAACCATCATATTCAAATGGAAGCTTGGAGTCCTTTAATGCAAGGTCATATTGTAGATGTTCCAACTGTTCAAAACATTGCTAAAAAATATAAGAAAACACCTGCTCAGATTGTTTTACGCTGGGATTTACAACATGAAGTTATAACCATTCCTAAATCAGCTAATCCCAATCGTATTATTGAGAATACTCAAATTTTTGACTTTGAGCTCTCTCAAACTGAAATGGAAGAATTAGATGCATTAGACCAGAGTAAACGTTTTGGTCCCGATCCTGCAAATTTTGATTTTTAA
- a CDS encoding glycoside hydrolase family 140 protein — translation MTKNVLIIAFITFSICVKGQAPWDNGNLKVSENERYLQHANGKPFFWLGDTSWLLPIRLNRDEVKLYFENRKEKGFNVVQCIFVQNYDHKNSYDDYPYANDDVSQPIQTPGNNPNNSDEYDYFDHLDYIVEVAAQNGIYIALTPTWRDLVKKDTNLTIEKAELFAAHLGNHFKNKPNIIWVNGGSTKGDTFTEIWQTIGATIKKTDPNHLITFHPFGRMQSSTWFNNDSWLDVNMFVSGHRTYAQDETGYGEDSWRYVLDDLSKKPLRPTLDGEASYESLPQGIHDHSQPYWKANDIRRYAYWSVFAGSCGHVYGENTVRQVYKEGENAPESGAKLSFVEALDVEGAFELQYLKNLILSRPYFERMNDQSVVAGDEGEKYNRILVSKGKDYLMAYNYTGRNFTIQMGKISGEKVIAWWYDTRTGSSQKIGEFENKGKLTFNPPGTKFNGNDWVLLLDNKSKKFNTPGIVIQ, via the coding sequence ATGACAAAAAATGTATTAATTATTGCATTTATAACCTTTTCAATTTGCGTAAAAGGTCAAGCGCCATGGGATAATGGAAATTTAAAAGTGTCCGAGAATGAGCGTTATTTACAACATGCCAATGGCAAACCATTTTTTTGGTTGGGCGATACGTCTTGGTTATTACCAATAAGATTAAACAGAGACGAAGTGAAACTATACTTTGAAAATCGCAAAGAAAAAGGTTTTAACGTGGTACAGTGCATTTTTGTTCAAAATTACGATCATAAAAATTCTTATGATGATTACCCTTATGCAAATGATGATGTTTCGCAACCTATTCAAACTCCTGGCAATAACCCAAACAATTCAGATGAATATGATTATTTTGATCATCTAGACTACATCGTGGAAGTTGCTGCTCAAAATGGAATTTATATAGCTTTAACACCGACTTGGAGAGATTTGGTAAAAAAAGATACCAACCTCACCATTGAAAAAGCAGAATTATTTGCAGCCCATTTAGGGAATCACTTTAAAAATAAACCCAACATCATATGGGTAAATGGAGGCAGTACTAAAGGAGATACCTTTACTGAAATTTGGCAAACTATTGGTGCTACTATCAAAAAAACCGATCCAAACCATTTAATTACATTTCATCCTTTTGGTAGAATGCAATCGAGTACATGGTTTAATAATGATTCTTGGCTAGATGTAAACATGTTTGTTTCAGGGCACAGAACGTATGCTCAAGATGAAACTGGTTATGGAGAAGATAGTTGGCGTTATGTTTTAGACGATTTATCTAAAAAGCCACTTAGACCAACCTTAGATGGCGAAGCCTCCTATGAATCGCTTCCACAAGGCATTCATGACCATTCACAACCTTATTGGAAAGCAAATGATATAAGACGTTATGCATATTGGTCTGTTTTTGCAGGATCTTGTGGTCACGTATACGGTGAAAACACTGTACGTCAAGTATATAAAGAAGGAGAAAATGCTCCTGAAAGCGGCGCAAAATTATCTTTTGTTGAAGCTTTAGATGTTGAAGGTGCTTTTGAACTACAATACTTAAAAAATCTTATTTTATCTCGCCCTTACTTTGAACGAATGAATGATCAATCGGTTGTTGCTGGTGATGAAGGTGAAAAATACAATCGCATTTTGGTATCAAAAGGAAAAGACTATCTAATGGCTTATAATTATACAGGACGCAATTTTACAATTCAAATGGGTAAAATTTCTGGAGAAAAAGTAATTGCCTGGTGGTACGATACCCGAACCGGTTCGTCACAAAAAATTGGTGAATTTGAAAATAAAGGCAAGCTTACTTTTAATCCGCCTGGTACAAAATTTAACGGAAACGACTGGGTATTGCTTCTTGATAATAAATCAAAAAAATTCAATACTCCAGGTATTGTAATTCAGTAG
- a CDS encoding pectate lyase, with amino-acid sequence MKKYFLTTVLVTVFTSLSWAQQLAFPTAEGYGKFTTGGRGGEVFEVTNLNDSGEGSLRAAVEASGPRTVVFRVSGTINLKSNLEIKKPFITIAGQTAPGDGITLRARPLIIRADDVIVRYIRVRLGDESGDATDGVTSRFTNNLILDHLSVSWSIDETMSVYQGTNTTVQWCIVAESLYMSNHTKGSDHGYGGIWGSNYSTFHHNLLAHHSSRNPRFVSGAGNTDYRNNVVYNWGFHASYGGEVVQPKKEDKYNFTNINMVANYYKPGPATVPGKRTNRFVAPWSRNKAEDYGKWYLSDNFLVGNPEISANNWKGGVQPQDGDDYIEGLKLSEPWPAMPINQQTAENAYHSVLENAGTSLPKRDTVDLRIIDEVRNGYATFEGSAYKTKHEVKDLSKKTGIIDSQENVGGWPELKSTPAPLDTDHDGMPDAWEIKNKLNPKNANDRNNIGKDGYTMLELYLNSIKN; translated from the coding sequence ATGAAAAAATATTTTTTAACCACTGTATTAGTTACAGTATTTACATCACTGTCATGGGCGCAACAACTAGCATTTCCAACTGCTGAAGGTTATGGTAAATTTACTACCGGAGGTCGTGGTGGTGAGGTATTCGAAGTTACAAACTTAAACGATTCTGGAGAAGGAAGTTTACGTGCCGCCGTTGAAGCATCTGGACCAAGAACTGTTGTATTCCGAGTTTCTGGAACCATAAATCTTAAAAGTAATTTAGAAATTAAAAAACCATTTATTACCATAGCTGGACAAACAGCTCCTGGAGATGGTATAACGCTGAGAGCACGCCCCCTTATAATCCGCGCAGATGATGTTATTGTTCGTTACATTAGAGTGCGTTTGGGTGACGAATCTGGAGATGCTACGGATGGTGTTACAAGCAGATTTACAAACAATCTTATCTTAGATCATCTTTCTGTAAGTTGGAGTATAGATGAAACCATGTCGGTTTACCAAGGAACCAATACCACAGTGCAATGGTGTATCGTAGCTGAAAGTTTATATATGTCGAATCATACCAAAGGTAGCGATCATGGGTATGGGGGTATTTGGGGATCCAACTACAGTACGTTTCACCACAATTTACTAGCGCATCATTCCAGCCGAAATCCACGATTTGTTTCAGGAGCTGGTAATACCGACTACCGAAATAATGTAGTATATAATTGGGGGTTCCATGCTTCCTATGGTGGTGAAGTTGTTCAACCAAAAAAAGAAGATAAATATAATTTCACCAATATCAATATGGTGGCTAATTACTATAAGCCAGGACCTGCAACAGTTCCTGGTAAAAGAACCAATAGATTCGTTGCGCCATGGTCTCGAAACAAAGCTGAAGATTATGGAAAATGGTATCTTTCTGATAATTTTCTTGTAGGAAATCCTGAAATATCCGCAAATAACTGGAAAGGTGGTGTGCAACCACAAGATGGTGATGACTATATTGAGGGGCTTAAATTAAGTGAACCTTGGCCTGCCATGCCAATCAATCAACAAACGGCAGAAAATGCTTATCATTCTGTTCTTGAAAATGCAGGAACGAGCCTTCCTAAACGAGATACTGTAGACCTTCGTATTATTGATGAAGTTAGAAATGGATATGCCACCTTTGAAGGTTCTGCGTACAAAACCAAACATGAAGTTAAAGATCTATCTAAGAAAACGGGGATTATTGATTCTCAGGAAAACGTAGGTGGTTGGCCAGAACTAAAAAGCACTCCCGCCCCACTCGATACAGATCATGATGGTATGCCTGATGCTTGGGAAATTAAGAACAAACTAAATCCAAAAAATGCTAACGACAGAAATAATATTGGTAAAGATGGGTATACCATGCTAGAACTATATTTAAACAGTATAAAAAACTAA
- a CDS encoding DUF5060 domain-containing protein — protein MEYLIKLSRLKLLRFTFSLVITVISTTGFSQTTNSKKANGNGNVTISGELRQWHNITLNLAGPFTNEADKVINPFTDYRFNVIFKHESGSPKYTVPGYFAADGNAAESGATSGEIWRAHLSPDRIGKWTYTILFVSGSGVAISDLSGKTVAPYHGVTGSFEIKPTDKSGRDFRGKGRLQYVGRHYLQFAGNGEYFLKAGPDSPETLLGSVDFDNTIARKKNVPLKTWTSHVKDWNNNDPVWHNNKGKGLIGALNYLASKGVNSISFLPYNAGGDGDNVWPFVERNDKFHYDCSKLDQWEIVFAHAQKLGLHLHFKLQETEIDDNRKRNGANIIDIPLKSGEIVAVPESLDGGKLGPERKLYLRELIARYGHHLALNWNLGEENTQTPEEQRAMALYIKETNPYNHNIVIHSYPNMQDRVYTPLLGNGSVLTGASLQNMWNETHAKTLQWVKASDLSGKAWVVANDEQGSANLGVPPDPNYDGFNGTAGEGNDAYDLNDVRRYTLWGNLMAGGAGVEYYFGYKLTQNDIIAEDFRSRDKSWEYCKIALDFFKDNNIPFWEMKNENELVGNFSADNSIYCFASKNELYLVYLPLGGKANLDMTLASGEFTLSWFNPRTGGSLSPETIIGGGQSVLLSAPSEKEDWLAVVKRKK, from the coding sequence ATGGAATATCTAATAAAATTAAGCAGATTAAAATTACTCCGTTTTACTTTTAGTTTAGTGATAACAGTAATTAGTACTACCGGGTTTTCACAAACAACTAATTCAAAAAAAGCAAATGGTAATGGCAATGTAACAATTTCAGGAGAACTTCGTCAATGGCATAATATAACTTTAAACCTTGCAGGGCCTTTTACCAACGAAGCCGACAAAGTTATAAATCCATTTACCGATTATCGCTTTAATGTGATTTTTAAACATGAATCTGGATCACCTAAATATACGGTTCCTGGATATTTTGCAGCCGATGGAAATGCAGCTGAATCAGGTGCTACATCGGGTGAAATCTGGCGAGCTCACCTTTCTCCTGATCGGATAGGGAAATGGACCTATACCATTTTATTTGTTAGCGGTTCAGGAGTTGCCATTTCAGATTTATCAGGTAAAACCGTTGCCCCATACCATGGAGTTACAGGTTCTTTTGAAATAAAACCAACTGATAAAAGCGGACGAGATTTCCGTGGAAAAGGACGTTTACAATATGTGGGACGTCATTATTTACAGTTTGCAGGTAATGGTGAGTATTTTCTAAAAGCAGGACCCGATTCACCTGAAACATTATTGGGTTCAGTAGATTTCGACAATACCATTGCTCGTAAAAAAAATGTACCACTTAAAACTTGGACATCACATGTTAAAGATTGGAATAATAATGATCCCGTTTGGCATAATAATAAAGGAAAAGGACTTATTGGTGCTCTTAATTATTTAGCTAGCAAAGGTGTTAATTCAATCTCTTTTCTACCATACAATGCAGGTGGCGATGGTGATAATGTTTGGCCTTTTGTGGAACGTAACGACAAATTTCATTACGATTGCTCTAAACTAGACCAGTGGGAAATCGTTTTTGCCCATGCTCAGAAACTTGGATTACACTTGCATTTTAAATTACAAGAAACAGAAATTGATGACAATAGAAAACGGAACGGTGCAAATATTATAGATATTCCACTAAAATCTGGAGAAATCGTTGCTGTACCAGAATCTCTTGACGGTGGTAAATTAGGTCCAGAGCGCAAACTCTATTTGCGTGAACTTATCGCTCGTTATGGTCATCATCTTGCATTAAACTGGAATCTTGGCGAAGAAAACACACAAACACCTGAAGAACAACGTGCCATGGCGTTGTATATCAAAGAAACAAACCCTTATAATCACAACATCGTTATTCACTCTTATCCTAATATGCAAGATCGTGTTTACACACCGCTTCTTGGAAACGGATCAGTATTAACCGGTGCATCACTGCAAAACATGTGGAATGAAACCCATGCCAAAACATTGCAGTGGGTAAAAGCTTCCGATTTAAGCGGTAAAGCATGGGTTGTGGCTAATGATGAACAAGGTTCTGCAAATCTTGGAGTCCCACCAGACCCTAATTACGATGGATTTAACGGCACCGCTGGTGAAGGAAATGATGCGTATGATTTAAATGATGTGCGCCGTTACACGCTTTGGGGAAATCTTATGGCAGGTGGTGCTGGTGTTGAATATTATTTTGGATATAAATTGACTCAAAACGACATCATCGCTGAAGATTTCAGAAGTCGTGATAAATCATGGGAATATTGCAAAATAGCCTTAGATTTTTTTAAAGACAATAACATCCCGTTTTGGGAAATGAAAAATGAAAATGAATTGGTAGGCAATTTTTCTGCTGATAATTCTATATATTGTTTTGCTAGCAAGAATGAACTCTATCTTGTTTACCTCCCACTTGGTGGTAAAGCTAATTTAGACATGACTTTAGCATCAGGTGAATTTACGCTGTCATGGTTTAATCCTCGAACTGGTGGTTCACTTTCACCAGAAACCATTATAGGAGGTGGTCAATCAGTATTACTTTCTGCACCATCTGAAAAAGAGGATTGGCTTGCTGTTGTTAAACGCAAGAAATAA